The Schistocerca nitens isolate TAMUIC-IGC-003100 chromosome 2, iqSchNite1.1, whole genome shotgun sequence nucleotide sequence ACAGTCTGTAAACTTTTCATGTAGCTCTGATACCATAGTTTCAATTGGAAAATATCTCATTCTTCCTCAGTATGTCAACCACAAGCTACACCCGTTCAGACATAAAACTGCATCGGAACTTTCAAGAAGAACGACAGATATAGTCTTCTCAAAAAACCTCCTCGTCGACTGGATTTTAAACTGTAAACTTCATGGCTTCATTCcttactttttttaaagaaaataaactgaaagtaGACACTAAGGCTACACTTGTTTTGATTCCGTTGGCAAATTCTGCGTGAAACATACTAGATAACAGAGTTTGGCCTATTTTTCGTTGCCTTCGCGCAGGCAGTAAACACATCCAACAGGCTTTAGATACCAGAAAAAATATTTCCGCTACGTCTGTCTGGGAATGGTGTCACTTAAATGAGTCGAAGGTAGTACATCACGTCCTGAAAtcttcattttaaaaaatatttcatttaacacACTACATATTATCTAATTTACACAATTTCGATACCTGTATGTCAGCTACGACGTGCGAGTATAATGTGTTATTAGAAGActaaggggccggccgaagtggccgtgcggttaaaggcgctgcagtttggaaccgcaagaccgctacggtcgcaggttcgaatcctgcctcgggcatggatgtttgtgatgtccttaggttagttaggtttaactagttctaagttctaggggactaataacctcagcagttgagtcccatagtgctcagagccatttgaaccagaagactAAGGACACAAAATATATGTTTCTGAACCACTTTGTTTTCATATTAACTGAATCTTTCTTAgaagattttattatttaattttcctccggccgctgtggcctagcggttctaggcgcttctgtctgaaaccgcgctgctgctacggtcgcaggttcgaatcctgcctcgggcacggatgtgtgtgatgtccttaaattagttaggtttaagtacttctaagtctaggggactgatgacctcagatgttaagtcccatagtttttagagccatctgaaccattttttaattttcctttcctATTTTGTTGTCATGAGAACGAGTATTTTTGCTACAGCGTTGTAAAAGTTTTCGGTCTTCTCCATTTTATGTACGCCTCTAAAACTTTACTGTATTATCATCTGCAACAGTTTTGCAGTCCATGTACTCCTTCATCTTCGGAAACAATTGAAAGTTGTTCGGTGTGATGTCTGGACCGTACTATGGACATTCCAAAACTGGGTAATTTTCTAGAAACAACGCACATTGCAGTCTCGGCCTAGCTGTAAGCGATATAAATCGAACGGTCAGCTCTCGAGGCTGGAAATACGGATATTACTTTCTGTTTTGATAACCGAACGTCGCATGAGAGTAGAGAAACTTCGCATTAGCGTACTGGAAGTCATGATTGAATGTAGCGCAATGTCCATATCGCAGTCTCTTacctggaagcagttgattcctgGTTAGCGGAAAACTGACAAAGCCTAGAATTCTGTTGGCAATATGGATTGCTTGCAAATCGCGGCTCGAGAAACTGCATTCAGTGTGGCTCTGTAATTTCTGTGACGCTGTCAAAGAGGACACACTTGTTACGTGGTGGGCAAATAATTTTACATTTGGAAAAGACTGCGTCCAAATGCGAACTTCCAGTTAATACAGTTTTTGACTGTTACGGTGTTTGTAGggaggttcaaaaaaatgttcaaatgtgtgtgacatcttatgagacttaactgctaaggtcatcagtccctaagcttacataatatttaacctaaattatcctaaggacaaacaaacgcacgcatgcccgagggaggactcgaacccctgccGGGACCATTGTAGGGAGGTGTGTTATGTTATTGTTACTACTGACAGTGTCCCTATTGATGGTCCAAACAAAATTGTTGAAGTAGAGGAATCTCACATCGCCATCCGCAGGTATGGGACGGTTACTTAATGGAGTAGAGCACGTCTGGGTCTATGGCGGAATCGAGTGGGAGTCAAATATTTCGTTTAACCAGGAACGAAAGTTATCAGCAATGGCTGGAAATCATACAAAACACTGAAAACGGAAGGAACTGGTCATGAATTCGTCAATAATCCAAAAGAATTTCTATTGTCCGACGACCCGTCTGTGCACACACAAAAAACTGAGTGTCTAGACGCCACTTAAATGGTCTATTAAGAAAGAGGGGAGCCCCGGGGATCGAGGTGAACTGTAcgtatttcagtttttatattttcacaGCTTACGACTATCTGGCAAAACTCTCTCCTGTGAGAGTCTCCCAGTTTTCCTAAGAGATAAagacagaaactgaagaaatgaattgaaatttCTGCCACATCCAGAACTTTAAGCCGGATTTCCTGCTGACTAGGTAGTTTTGCTAGGCATTACACCATTGTAGCAGTACAGGTAACACACCTGCACCGACTACCCTCCTCCAGTGCCCTCCACAACATGAACTTCAGTTCACACCTTCAGCCTACTTTCCCAATTCGTCAGCGTTGCCGAGGCTTTCCGGCACTGGAATGCCAACCCAGCATTatacgtaatggggaaatcctacCTGAACCTCGGGCATAGGTCATCTATTGATGTGATGGAATTAAATTTTCCGTGaaacatatgagtctcaactttatctcctataacgacagaagctgaagaaatggatAAAAATTTGTACAGAGGCCAGGACTTAAACCCTTGTTTACGAGGCTGAACCACTAGCCATTACACCATCGTAGCACTACATGTATTGTTGTACCACTAACTACCGTAGTCCAGtgctctccctaacacaaacttcaattcactccTTCAGCCCGTTTTCCCCTTCTGGTGATTTTTAGAACAGTGAAAATCGAGTGTTTTACTACTTTACTTGTCTTctgctctttttttaattttttggctgGATAGGACAAGAGTCGACACACGAGGCCTGATCATTTCTTAGATCTCCAGCAGGAGAAAATTGGCTGAAgcgtgaagtttgtgttagggaaggCACTGGACTAGGGTGGTCCGTGTAGCTGTCTTACGTATACTGCCACAGTGGTGTAATGGCTAACACAAATTCCTCGTAAACAGGAAACATGCTTAGAAATGCCAGTCATAGCACGAACTTTAGTTCGTTTCCTCGGTTTTTAACATTACCGgaaataaagttgagactcatacatCTCAACGAATATTTAAATCCCATCAGATCAACAGATCACCtacgcctgaggtacaggcagaattTCTCGATTACTTGCAAATCTAGGGAGAGTATCGGCAATAcagacgatttaagaaggggaaatggGCTGAAGGCGCGAAATGAGGTTTGTGTTTTGGAGGGATTTGGACTGGTGAAGTCGTTTCAGCAGTGTTATCTGTACTGCTACGGTGATATAATGGTTACCACATCTGCCTAGTTAGCAGCTTCTATAATTATCggtgataaagttgagactcatgtgtctcaaggaaaatttaattcctTCAGATCAATACATTTCCCAAAAGAATTGTCGAAAGTGCATTCTAGGTATGGGAAAGAAAGAATGGTGTCAGTTGCCTACACCACACATAGAATTTGCTTTCTGTCTTATGGGCTTTATTTTAAACAGTATGCAAAAAGTGTGAGTTGTGCTCAGACATTTAAGGAGTCAACCCAATATTGAACCTTTAGGGACTCACATCACGAATTCTCTCCTTTCAACACTGTGCGACTTATTCAGcacattttattgcatttttttaagTGACTCAACTAGTTGTTATTAGTAGAGTCCACCATAATTTAACAGATTGTTATCTTTTGAAATGCCACTCACATTCTGCATTACACGGATTTGTACTTGTGTATAGGCACTTTCAGTGAAGTACATTCACACGAGAAACTGGGATAAGACGATGAAAATTGTTGTGTAACAAGTGACTGTCCACCAACCATCCTTCATATCAAAATATGCTGTATATGAAAAGTTCCAGGCCTTACACAGAATGAATTGGGAGGGGGAAGCACGATAGTCTGACTGTAAAATGTGCATTCTGAATTTGCCAGACACCAATTTAAACGCTTAGGAAGGTGAAGGACCCTACCGCGTCAACCACAATAACATTTCGTGGTAACTGCCCTTTTTAGCCTATCGACAGGCTGGAGTAATTATCTCAGTTGTACTGTGCTCTTGATTAGGTAGTTCACGAATATAACGAACTCTTTTTCCCCAGGAAACGTAAATATGCCTTTTATGGCTGATTTGTGGGTGCGGAAGTACTTCACTCACGGGAACCGTCTTTGTTGTCATCCATTTGGTTTTTCTATTGGTTTCAGGATGATAAGCATGAGGCTAGGCATTTTCCGCAGCTACTAAGATACCCAAAAAGTCCTCTGTAGTAACAGATAGGGACAAAACAGCTCTGGATGTCGTAGTTTGTGCGATCTGTTCGCTGTTCAAATAATTCGGCACCAACTATGCAGAAAGATCCCTGATGTCTAGGACATTGTTAATAATGAAACCAACACGCTCCTAAGAGAATGTCCAATATCTCAGCAATCATTATGGTGGATATGCGCTTCTTCTTAAGAAACATTTTAAGGACAGCGTCGGTTGTTGTTGGGTCTGTTGATGTTGTGGGCTCCCCACTAAGGGGCTTGTCTTCAACAAGGAAATACCCATTCTTGGAACGACACAGCATTAGAAAGGAAGCGGCTCCCTGGTGCCTGTGACGTCTCAGCGTGACTGGCCTTTGCAGATTTTCTCTCGAGAAATGAAAACTTCATGTCGCCCCGTAACTCCAAAGACCTGAATCTTTCTTGAGCCTCTGCCATCGCAAGTTCTATCTGAAATTAAAAATAGTTTCAAGAACAGGAAATACGTATATTTGCACAGATACGAAAGaaataagctcaccagacaaaatattTGTCACTTGCTTAAAACATCAGAATGATCACTGTGGCATGCTGTAAGTAATGGGTACCACTGACTAAGTAATGATAGTAAAGTGAAGTATACATTTCAGTCGGCTGTAAGGATTCATGACGATAATATGGGTCGACATGCAGACATAACTGAATGCAGAGAGGAATTATCGCCTTTGAACGTGTCCATGAACGTACTGTGAATTTAATTATCGACATTTTGTCCGTCAATACGTACGGTCCAACGTGCGTGCAAAAAACGGTGTATCACTCGCATACACGTAACTCTACTCAATGAAAGTGGACGTCATAAAATCCTAACCAAATAGGCAAAGAGACGAGTATCCCATCTTGccagtgacaatcggtttcaagTATGACGGGAACTGACTTGGGACATGTTgctaggatgtttatttcaacttcTCGCTGACCAAGCGTGGTTGTTTCTACTATGTCTTCATGAAAAATATGCAGTGGCGACTCTCATCTTCGAAGATAACAAGTCATAATTGACATAGTTAGACATACGCGTTTCTGTTTTTATGAGCATTCGCCTCTCGAACCTGATCTAGCCCactaaatcacccgatcttaataCACTGGAAAAGAACTAGGATTATCTGGAACTGAAGCGTAGCAGTCGACATCCTCGAAATTTCGTAGCTCTGTAGGTTATAACCATCAGTGAGTGGCTTCAGAAGGAAGGTGTCGAACGTGAAAAGGCTCGCAGCCGCTCGACCTCACCGAATTAAGGGCACTATCGAGGTGGTGTTACACAGTATCACAGTATGAGCATGGTGTCTCCAGGGGGACACTAATTTTTCGCCTGTTGTCCTTATCTAGCTTTCGTATactattaaattaatttttcaaatggctctgagcactatgggacttaacatctgtggtcatcagtcccctagatcttagaactacttaaacctaactaacctaaggacatcacacacatccatgcccgaggcaggactcgaacctgcgaccgtagcggtggcgcggttccagactgaagcgcctagaaccgctcggccactccggccgacaaattaatttttcagtagaCACCGTAATAGTATTGTTGGATGAGACGTAGGACTTAATCGAGTTCTTCTATTTGTTCACAGATTTAGAACGGCGCTAAATATGGCGGAAGTCGAGTCTCATAGACCACCGCCTCCTTCGTGGATCGACAAAAAGTTCGTAGAGAGGGCACTGAAAAATGAAGACAGTAAAAGTAAGGTGAGAGTGGACGCTGCAACTGTCGATTACGCCATCAAAGACGGGCTAGGTTACATGAGCTGCATCTTCAGAGTAGTAGCCACCATCAAATTGGACGAAAGCACCTCCTGCCATGAACTTCCGCTCATAGTGAAGTGCAGCAACGCAGAGGAAGGCAATCTGACCGAGGTGGGAAAGGAATTCCGAGTATTCGAGAAGGAGGCATTGTTACTGTGCGAGTTGGTGCCAGACGTTCACAGTGCGCTGAGAGTTGTGGAGGGAGAGAGATTTTCCCCGCTGGCGGCCCGTTGCTACCTGTTTGGGAGGCAGCCCGTAGAGTTCCTGGTGATGGAAGACCTGTCGGCGGATGGCTTCCGCTTGGCCGAAGCTGGCCAACCACTCGACTACAAGCACTGTGTGCTAGCTTTGAGAGCGTACGCTCGCCTACACGCCGCCTCGGCCACGCTACTCAAGAAGAGGCCAGACTATCGGGAACGTTGTTTTCTCCCGGCATCGACTGACCTTCAGCAAGAGTTCTTCGAGAGCATGGCTGACAAGATCTTCAAAGCAGTGGCGAGGGAATTCAGAGCGACTGCTGGCTACGAGCGATACGCCGAAAAGTATAAGAACCTTTCGAAAAAAGTCGTGAAGGACAACAAGACCTACTGGGAATCTAATAATCATATGTTAAATATTGTAATGCATGGCGACTGCTGGAAAAATAACTTCATGTTTAAATACGTTGGAGGGAATCCTACAGACATTAGGATTCTCGACTTTCAGGTGAGTGACTATGTGGGactatatttgtgtttttatttagcGATGTTTTATGTTTACTGATAAATTTCCATACCGCATCTATGACATACATCCTTTACTGGACAGTTGAAATGCGGTTGTAATAGTTTCAATATTTCCATCTTTGGGATGCGGTCTTTACTTGGTTCACATTACGACACTTCAAAACTTTCCCTTTACTTATCTTCATAAGCGTTCGTACATCACGACTGTTGGGATATTGCTTTTACTTTGTGCACTATTATATGGACGATAGCGTCTTTCTTCGTTAATCACCTATGATAAGATCTgctacagttgtaatttttttaatacctAAATGAAAAGCGCAACCCGGTTTCGGGAACTGTGCCCCATCCTCAGGTGCATATAAAATGTAAGTCGATAAAAGTTATTAGAATTTTATGGACTCGTATTTACATGCAGCTGAAGATACGACACAGGTCCCGAAACCAAGTTGTGGTTTCCTTACAGGATATACAAAAATTCTACAGCTGCAGCGGATCTTGTCATTGATGATGAATATCAACAGTTGTCGATGAATCTTCAAGAGAAACATACctttatcagaatgaaattttcactctgcagcggagtgtgcgctgatatgaaacttcctggcagattaaaactgtgtgccggaccgagactcgaactcagcacctttgcttttcgcgggaaagtgctctaccaactgagttacccaagcacgattcacgccccgtcctcacagctttacttctgcaattacctcacctcctaccttccaaacttaacagaagctctcctgcgaaccttgcagaactagcactcttgaaagaaaggatattgcgaacatggcttaggcacagcctggggaatgtttccagaatgagatttccactctgcaccggagtgtgcgctgatatgaaacttcctggcagattaaaactgtgtgccggaccgagactcgaactcgggacccttgcctttcgcgggcaagtgctctaccaactgagcaggagagcttctgttaagttttaaaggtaggaggcgaggtactggcagaagtaaagctgtgaggacggggcgtgagacgtgcttgggtagctcagttggtagagtccttgcccgcgaaaggcaaagatcccgagttcgagtcaaggtccggcacacagttttaatctgccaggaagtttcatacctttaTCAGATCTCAATCCATCTGGTTACAGCTGTTGTTTATTTTACGTTTAAGGCAACTACTTTTAATCTTGTATATAGAGAGGCTTTTTTGTACCACTCAAGTAAAATGGGTATAACTGTCATAGTTTAGCAGAATTCACGGGCCAGCCGGTGACCTGGTGTACTTCCTGTACGCGAATGCCAGTGAGGAGGTCCACAGGCATCACATGGAAGACCTGCTGCGCGAGTACCACAGCACGCTGGTGGGCCTGCTGCGGCGCTTGGGCATGGAACAGCAGGCCGAGTCTTACACCCTGCAGGAATTTAGGAATGAAATGGAGGCGGCGGCCACCCTCGGCGTGTTCTACAGTGCCATGACCTGCATTGTCATCACTTCGGAGAAGTATGGCGCCGACTTCAAGGAGTTCTTCCAAGATGGCTCCTCAGATTCAGTCTTAGAAAACGCGTACAAAAATCCTACCATTATGTCCTATCTCAAATACCTTGCACCTATATTCGACAAGAAGGGCCTTCTGTGAGTAGATCTAAGGACGAACTCTGTGTTGTGCCTGTTTCCTTGTCTATTGCTGTGATAAATTTATCGTGTTGTAAATCctgtaaattttattttggaatCTGCCAATGTTATTTGAACGTTCATATCACTACAGATGTATCCTTGAGTAATGACATTAAACTGCCAAACTCTCTCTCGGCTTTCTTTTCACGAAGAACCTGAAAAAGCTACTTGTTCTGCTTGGTAAGTAAAAGCAAACAGTTTCAGAGTTCAGAGATTATTAATAAATCGGCAATACACGAAGTGCTATTAACTTTAATCGAATTAGAAGACGTGACCtatgatatgtctgcgtaagcagaagaaactaacgatcaaagtccgaaaacaatttattggattgTTCAATTAACCagaacaaattctccaagtatagcaccaacacaaaacagtgatccgtcttcaaatcacaactacatacaggaaaaatatagaaaataactgaaataatttcctactagtctccgccagagacttctctgaTATACCAAGCATAATCCAGAGATCAGTGAAAAGATCCAAGcagggctgccggggcggcagctatccacgtctgctggcggttgatgaactgccgatgtgcggtcgagcaccggcctttatagcgcttcagcggatgagtacctcggaactattttccatcacgtagtttgacgtgtgaaaatagttccgggatctgcagcgacctcctcattatgtttatgtgggccagtagtggcccctggtggccgcaggtgtctttgctgtgttgttgttgtggccgttcatcaatattgcctgtcggttgtgtagtgcttcggtgtgcctgcgaagcgggcaacccgaGGCTGCagactgtcagtttggttgctgatactctaggcgccgtgatgtctggtggagaaggctacAGCAACCTATACTTATAGAATAAATAAAGATGTCTCCAGTAAACAACCcgttaaaaattatatcatttctaAAGTATTTTGCTGCTCGCAGTTCTTCATTAGCATTGTAAGATTTACCTTTTTCTTCTTGTTATGCTGTCACAATCTGTCAGTAGAGACGGAGTAATTGTTTTCCGTCGATTCAGTCACCTTACGTGACCTGTTGCTGGCGTCATCTGATGTTACTGTATTTAAGGTTTCGTTGTTCTTCTCCACATGTATCATCTTCAGTTCTGAATTCATCAAACAGTTTTATAAAACGATCTACCGCTTTTCTCCAATCACCTTATTTCTCAGCATTAAAGGCGCAAACCGCCGGACATGTTATCTTTGACAGTAACAATTCACACGACGgagtgaaataaaaaaatatatataaaaatacacTATTAAATCATTATCTGGCACCAGCAACGTCGCACATTGCCTTTTTCTTCTCTCATTTACTGTACAATTAATGTATGTTGAAAGAAATTACTAAACATCATTAACATATttcatgtagccttaaaaatccaaAATTTAGCCAATTTTGCAAATGATCGAAACTCTTCTCCACATAAAAACATAACGACACAGTCACATGCCTGGGAAGGATTAGTGGAGATGAAGATCGATTCAGTAACGTACAATCCCGACAAGTGTAATGTACCGAGCTGTAGTTTACAATATTGGAGTAACAGAAGTCTCACAAAACTTTTTAGCACATCATAAATCAGGGAGTTCTTCTTGAAAACTTAGTTCCATCGCATTCTCTatcaccaatttctcttcttcttctgatcGCCAGTTAACGTAACAACGTGTATAGAAAATGGTCACATCCGTCCATCGAGAGATTTACTTAAGTGACCTTAGTGTTTGTCTACCCCTATCTTCTGTATGGACCAAGTGTGGAAAGCCGTTGGTAATACGTTTCTTTTCCATCATACATTACGAAGCTGCTAGTTGGGGAAATATTAGAGCAATATTTCATAATAACTCTAAGCATGACGTTTAATCTGGCTTACTCGGAAGAAAATGTAGTTCATTTAGCACTTTGAAATTATGGCTGCAATGTGGACTTCAGGAACTATTCGTATATACAACCAGTTAGAATATTTCAGGACCATGATCGCGAATGATTTCTTCGTTTCAAgagaaagaaatattaaaaagcAAGGTATATGTGGCAAGTTGTTTTAAAACGCTAACTATGGGCCGTAAGTAGCTACTGAAATACCAGGTATCCAGAAGCCTCCAGAAGTGCTAGAATTTCAGCAATTCTCTTTGTTCCTGTGGTGAATCTCGTGCATTGGGCAACATCTCCTGCACTGAATGGAGAAAATCAGAAATGTATTTTCTGCCTTACCCGTCATAGATTACTATCTGCCCTCTTCATATGCGGTTGCTTTGATCTATACACGAATCTTGTAAAATGTTCGAGTACTAGCATCTTGTGTGTGAACAAAAAGACTTTTAAAGTGGCAAATCTGACACACTGTTGTTGCATATGCTGGAAGAGAGTCACGGCGAGGAACAACTCAATCTCCTATACCTTTGACGAACCGTGCGTCATATATACAGATATTTTATCGATACA carries:
- the LOC126234560 gene encoding uncharacterized protein LOC126234560: MAEVESHRPPPPSWIDKKFVERALKNEDSKSKVRVDAATVDYAIKDGLGYMSCIFRVVATIKLDESTSCHELPLIVKCSNAEEGNLTEVGKEFRVFEKEALLLCELVPDVHSALRVVEGERFSPLAARCYLFGRQPVEFLVMEDLSADGFRLAEAGQPLDYKHCVLALRAYARLHAASATLLKKRPDYRERCFLPASTDLQQEFFESMADKIFKAVAREFRATAGYERYAEKYKNLSKKVVKDNKTYWESNNHMLNIVMHGDCWKNNFMFKYVGGNPTDIRILDFQFSRIHGPAGDLVYFLYANASEEVHRHHMEDLLREYHSTLVGLLRRLGMEQQAESYTLQEFRNEMEAAATLGVFYSAMTCIVITSEKYGADFKEFFQDGSSDSVLENAYKNPTIMSYLKYLAPIFDKKGLL